The Candidatus Limnocylindrales bacterium genome includes the window ATATAAAGAGTCCCGGTTTTGGACATAATCCTTCATCCAGGATGATAGATGATTCATCCTGGAACTTTTGGTCAGGTTGTGAAAAATAGAATTAAGATTTTTTCTCTAGACAACTCGCCAGGAGTATATTACCAATTTAAGGAGTCAGGGGTTAAAAAACAAAAATCAGAAGTCAGAAAAGTAAAGTTTCTACTCACGTGGTGAGGGAATTGTTTTTATTCAATCCCCTGACTCTTGGATTCTGACTTCTGATCTTAAAAAGATGTATGATGCGATTATCTCAACGTGCCAGTGCCATAAAGCCGTCTTCAACCTTGGAAATTACCACCTTAGCTAAGAAAATGCGAGCCGAAGGGATTGATGTCATCGGATTTGGTGCGGGTGAGCCGGATTTTGATACCCCTTCCAATGTAAAAGAAGCAGCCATTCGAGCTATTCAAGAGGGTTTTACAAAATACACCCCGGTTCCGGGTATTGACGAACTGAGGGCCGCCATTGCTAAGAAACTTGAAAAGGACAATAACCTGATTTATCGACCTTCTGAAGTAATTGTTTCTTGTGGAGCTAAACATGTTCTTTTCAATGCCATCATGGCCCTGTTTGAGGAAGGGGATGAAGTGATCGTGGCTTCTCCTTATTGGGAAACCTTCTTAGAGCAAATACAGCTCATGGGAGCTACACCGGTGATTGTTTACACAGATGAGTCGACCGATTTTCAAGTCACCCGGGAACTTCTAGAAACAGCCATAACAAAAAAAACCAAAGGTCTGATTCTCAATACGCCCTGCAATCCCACGGGAGCAGTTATAGACCGTGAGCATTTAAAGGCCATAGCCGCTCTGGCCGTAGAAAAAAATATCTATGTAATTTCTGATGAGACGTATGAAAAACTGGTTTATGAGGATGCCGAACACGTAAGCATTGCATCCTTAAATCCAGAAATTAAAGAACTGACCCTTACCGTCGGAGCCTTATCTAAGTCCTATTCCATGACAGGATGGAGAATCGGCTATGCAGCGGGTCCTGCCGAAGTGATCAAAGCCATGGTTAATCTTCAGAGTCAGAGTACCTCTAATCCTACTTCCATTGCCCAAAAAGCAGCCTTGGAAGCCCTTACAGGACCTCAGGAGGCTCTCAGCGAGATGCGCCTGGAGTTTTTGAGAAGGAGGAATTATATCGTTCAGGAATTAAACACGATCCCTGGAATTTCTTGCTTAAAACCCAAGGGAGCTTTCTATGTGTTTCCCAAGGTATCCAGCCTTTATGGAAGGACCTACCAGGGACGTACCATCTCCAACTCTAAGGATCTGGCATCTTATTTGCTAGCTGAAGCCAGGGTAGCAGTGGTTCCCGGTTCGGCCTTTGGTTCCGATCAGCACGTGAGATTATCCTATGCTTTATCCATGGAACACATCCGGGAAGGATTACATCGGATAAAAGAAGCTATTGGGAAACTCCTCTAAAACTTAAAGTAAAGTCCTTTTTCTGTCACCAGATCCCAATAAATTCCCTTGACTTATAGCCAGGAAGGTGCTAAATATGGGTTCTTTAAAAGAACCAGGTTTTTGAGGAAATTCTATGACTCTGCAAGAAAATATATTGACTTCCCAAACCCGAGGGGTAAGGTGTAAGGAGTGTGGAGACACGGGATGGCGGGTAAAAAATCAAGGTTCTGTGGAAACTGTGGAGAGATGTACATGCTACCGCATGAAGAGGAAAGAACATCTTCTTCTAAAAGCCTGTATTCCGGAGAGATATATGCAATGCTCTCTGGAAAATTATAACCCACAGCCCTACCCGGATTGTGATGCCTCCATAGGTCGTGCCAAAGTTCTGGTTGAGCAATTTGTAAAAGAATATCCGGCCCGGAAAATAGGATTGTTATTCATGGGAGGTTGTGGAGTCGGCAAAACCCATCTGGCGGTAGCCGCCATTAAATATCTCATTCTTGAAAAAGGCATCCCTTGTCTGTTCTACGATTTCAGAAACCTCATAAAGGAGCTGCAGAATTCTTATTCCCGAGACTCTGAGTATTCGGAGTCAGACATTCTAGAGCCTGTACTATCCAGAGAAGTCCTTGTGTTAGATGAATTGGGGGCCAAAGTTATGAGTCCCTGGATACGGGATATCTTTACGCATATTCTCATTCAAAGGTACAATAACAATCTGGTTACTCTGATCACCTCTAACTGGATGGACGAAGAGGATAGAGGAATCCAGGAAGAAACCTTAGAGGATCGTATTGGCTATCGGCTACGGTCCAGACTCTATGAAATGTGCAAAACCATCGTGATAAAAGGGAAGGATTATAGAAAGTTTCGTGAGATTCGGAATTGAAACGCAAGGATCCTCGCCGAGGATAAGAACCAGATAAAGGGGTCAGAAGGAGAACCTGGGGTATTGGGAATATGCTCCTGGATAAGGCTTATCAGAGATATTTTTTATCTTGACAGGATTTCTAGCGTTTGTTACCTTTTCTCTACATCTGCAGAGGGGGTTTTAAAGTTATTTCAGAGCATAACTTACATCTTTATGAAGTCCGAAGGAGGGCTTAATGATCATTCCGAGAGGTAAAGTTATCCACGAAGCCCTGAGTACATCCTTTACGGATATTAACGAGCTTCTCAGAGATCTTGCAGAAAATAGTTTTACTGGTTGTTGCCAGGTTAGTTTTTGGGAATACGAGGGGATCTTATTCATGGATACAGGCAAGATTGTCAGTGCCTTAGAAGAAATTCAAAAAGATCCCCCGGTCTGTACAAGTGGTGAAAAAGCAGTAAGAAGCATTCTGGCCAAATCCAGAGAAAAGGATGGAACGGTAACCGTTTTTCGGTTATCCAACGAACTGGTAGCCACCCTGGCCGCATCCTTAAAAAGTACCATTGTTTTAAAAGATTTGACCACAGAACTAACCAGTCTTGAAAAGCTCATTCAAAAACTCCGAAAGGAAGAACACACTGGATATATTGAGGTCATTTTAAATAACCAGGAAGGAAAAGGTTATATTTATTTCCAAGACGGTCGGGTGATGGAGAGTGTTTATAAATCCGACGAGGGAGAACTTATCTCAGGAGCTCAGGGGCTTAAGAAATTATTAGGGCTGAGTGCAGAGGTTGGAGCCGTTTTCAATGTGTATAAGGCAGATGTTGCTGCTGTCATAGAAGATACCACCAAGATAATGGAAGGGGAGGTTTTAGATTCGGTTCTGACCGTATTTCAAAATATTTTACTTAATTTGGAAAAAGCAATCAATGACGCCATAGGCCAGGGGAAATTTTTGGAAATTTTCAAAAGGGTTTTAACGGCCTATGCCAATAAATATCCCTTTTTAGATCCCTTTGCCGGTGAGTTTAACTATAAGGATGGAGCCCTCTCTTTTGAAGGAACCGTAACCGTAGATGAGTTTGTAGAAGGGGTTTGTGATACCATTCGGCAGACCGTGGAAGAGGCGGCTAAAAGAACTCCAAAGGAAAAACTTCTGTATAATATTCATAACCGCTTCCAAACTATAAAAGGAGAATACAAACAAGATATCGAAAATCTTAAACTGATGAGTAGATTACCCGAACTTCTGGTAGAGCCTGCCGAACCTCCAAAACCTGCTAAGGAAAACCTGGAGGAATCCAAGGAAAAGAAAGGGTTATTGAGTAGACTCCGGTTAAACATCAAATCTGAATAGGGTTTGAAAAATGCTTGAGAAGATCAAGGATTTTAGTCTTTCGGCTAAACTGGCCTCTCTGATTGTAATTGCGTTACTCCTTTACGGTTTTTGTATTTTTTTCCTGTTGAGTTATCTACTTGATCAGAAATTTAATAGTGTTTATCCTACCGTTCGAGGAATGATGGTCGCCCAGATGGTAGCCCATAATCTGGCCAATACTTCATTAAACGGAAGCAGTATGACTAAAAGTCAGATCCAGCAGACTTTAAATTCTTATGATCCATATAAAAGATACGGACTCTTCTATATCATTGTGCAAAATGATAAAAATGAGGTGGTGGCCACCACGTTAGAAACGACCCCCTCTCCGGAACTGATTAAAGCAAATGAACTGACCCAGGGAAAAGAAATACAAAACAGGCGGTTTAAGTCGGGGGATAACACCATCCAGGACGTTGCCGTACCTATTGGGGATTCCCAACAACCTAAAGGAGTTGTTCGAGCCGGGGTCCTGGAGCAGAGTGGAAGTGAAACAGGTTGGGAAATAATCAAAGAGGGAAAAATCCATGAGGTTTTGAATCCTCTTCTATGGGGAATTTTTACCGGAGCTATTGTGATAGGCTCCCTTCTGATGCTTTTCTTTTCTAAGATTATCGTGCAACGTGTTCAGTACCTGATTGATGTCGCAGACAAAATGAGTTTTGGAGATTTGGATGTGAAGATCGTTCCAGGTCCTAAGGATGAACTGGGAATATTGGGGGAAACTTTAGAAAGTATGCGGGCCAATCTCAAAGACGCCATCGAAAGACTTAAAAAGCGAAAACAGTAATTTCTTTTTAAACTCAGTCTTTAATGAGGAGTAGGGACCATGCCGAAAAAGATAGATGGAAGTAAAATTACCATATTATCCTCTGAACAGTATGAAGCCATTAAAAAGTGTTTAGGAGAACTTTACTCCAAGACCAAGGCAAATGCGGTTCTTTTTGCCGATATAGCCGGTCAGCTTATAGGTGAGCGGGGAGATACCTCCCATATTAATACAACGGTTCTGGCCGCTTTGGCTGCAGCCGATTTTTCGGCCACTGCGGAAATGGCCAAATTGGTCGGAGAAGAAGCCCGATTTAAGCTTCTCTTCCATGAGGGGGAAAAGAATAATGTCTACCTTACCAATGTCGGAGATGAGTATTTTTTGATTATCATTTTTCAATCTAATGTGGCTTTGGGGATGGTAAGGGTTTATACCAAAAAAGCGGTCGAAGCCCTGGATAAGATCATCAAAGAGGGGGGTAGCAGTAAAACTGTTACAGATATTATTGATGATGATTTTGGAGAACTCCTGGCAAATGAGTTAGATAGCTCATTTAAAGAGTAACTTGTCTCCTATCTATCACGACTATGTATATTAACTGGGCTTTACAGCAAATCAATCTGAAGATCGTTTATTATGGCCCCGGTGTCAGTGGAAAAACCACCAATTTGCTTTATATTCACTCTAAAGTGGCTCCAGAACTTAAAGGAGAGCTCGTTTCCCTTCAAACCCAAGAAGACCGTACCATCTTTTTTGACTTCCTCCAACTGGAGGTAGGTAAAATAAAAGGGAAAAAACCAAAATTCAATTTATATACCGTCCCAGGTCAGGTGTATTATGCTTATAGTCGAAAGGTCATCCTAAATGGAGTGGATGGGGTGGTATTTGTAGCCGATTCTCAATTCGATCGACTGGAAGCCAATCTTGAAACCCTGAACGATCTGGAGAATAATTTGAAACAGGATGGACATAAGATGGATGAGTTTCCTTGGGTTATTCAATACAACAAGCGAGATCTTCCCAATGTAGCCCCTATTCCTTATTTACAACTCAAACTGAATAAATATAACGTTCCCTATTTTGAAGCGGTGGCCAATAAAGGGATCGGAGTTTTTGAAACCCTTAAGGCAGTCATTAACCTGGTAGTGGCTAACGTCAGGAAAAAACTCTGATGGATCAAGATCTTCCCTCAACTCAAAATCTCATTGAAGAAAAGCTTCAAGAAATCAGTAAAGAAGGCCGCTTTGATCTGCTGGTTCTATTTAGTGAAGAAGGTCTTCCCATGATTCAGATTCCATCATCTAAGTATGATAAAGACAATTTTATTGCCCTTTCTATCCTGCTCAACGACCTGGCAAAAGTCGCAGAAACGTTAGATTCTTCCCTCAAAGTCGTGGAAACTTCTATTACCACATACCATAAAACCAAAATCGTGGGTCGTATTTTTTATGTCAACGGAATTCGCTTGAATCTGGTCGCCATCGTCCCACCTGAAGTGGCCTATCGTAAATTTTTCAATAAGGCAGTTAAAGCCCTTTCGGCTATTTTATAACTTTCTAACCCGGCGGCCATCTCATACCTCTCCCCCCTAAAAGATGGAGATGAAGATGGTAAACCGACTGTCCCCCTTCGGGATTACAATTTATAACCAATCGGAACCCACGATGATGAACGTTTTTTAAAGTCGCAATTTTTTTTGCTACCAGGATCATTCTTCCCATGAGCATCTCTTCCTGATCTGGAACATCCATTAAAGTAGCTATATGCTTTTTGGGAATGATGAGAACATGAACCGGAGCTTGAGGATCGATATCTTCAAAGGCAAAAACCTGATCATCTTCATACACAACGGTACTCGGAAGCTCTTTTTTAACGATCTGGCAAAAAATACATCTCCTCATGATCCGTAAACCTTCTTTTCATCGAACACCTTTTCCTGAATGATAGTACTGGTTTCTAAATCCTTCTCCAGGCGCCTGTAAAAACAACTACGATAACCTTCATGGCACGCACCGACCACCTGTTCCACTTTAATTAACAGACAATCCCCATCACAATCCAAAAATACCTCCCGTACAAATTGATAATGACCGGAAGTTTCTCCTTTTGTCCATAACTTCTTCCGGGATCGGCTCCAAAAATAAACTTTACCCGTCTCAAAGGTTTTTTCTAAGGCGGTACGGTTCATATAACCCATCATGAGGACCTCATTATTTTCTGCATCTTGAACAATGGCCGGAATTAAACCATTTGAATCAAATCTGAGCGCTGTCATGGAGTACTCTTTTGGACTATAAAGCCCCAAAGGCACAAAGGAAACCGGATAAAAAAGTATGGGAGTGTGGGAGTATGGGAGTATGGGAGTATGGGAGTATGGGAGTATGGGAGTATGGGAGTATGGGAGTGTGGGAGTATGGGAGTGTGGGAGTATGGGAGTGTGGGAGTATGAAAGTGGGAGGATGTAGGAGATTCACCTATATCCCTCTACCTCCATACTTTCGTGATATTCTTTGTACCTTTAGAGCGAATAGGATTAAAAAGTTATCCACGATGTTAATCATAATTCACCATACCCCCAATATCTATGACTCCACATGCCTTGTCAACAGTTAATTGCGAATTCTTTTTAATAATCCCAGGGTCCTCTAGATAAATAGTAGTCGTCCACCACTCTAAAGGTAAATTGATTAGTCGCCTCCAGCCGCCTATAACCATATCGGGTCTCGGACCACAATTTGACCGTATAGGTTAAAACTCCCGGCGGGGTCTCTCGATCTACAACCAGATCCAATTCGTAGACCCCTGGAGATCTTTTCCAGGCTTCCACCCGTTTCCATAAATGACCCCAACTGTTATAAATTTCGAAGTAATATCGAATCGAAGGTTTGGAAGAAGCATTGGTTCTAACCGTTATAACCCCACTCCCACCTTGAGGTATAGACCAGGGAGTTACATAGGCACTGATCCATAAATCATCCGGGTAAGGACGGTCATCGCAATCCAGGACCCTAAAACGAACCCGATTAGCATAACCATAACCCGAATCCCCATCCACATTTACCCAGAGTGATTCGGTGCCTGGAGGACCTTCGACCTCAAACATGACATCCATCAAATCCGATAGATAATAAGTACCCGGATTTAATCTGCCACTGTAAAGGGTTCGGGTAATACCTCGGGTATCTCGATTCATAAGGTAAATGTATTGGGAATAATCCCCTCGATTGGTTAACCGGATATCTATCCGGTCTCTACCTATGCAAAAAGAAGTTTTCGGATATTTGGTATAGTAATCTACGGTTTCTATACTTATCCGGACCCTGGGTTGAGGAACCAGCTTGCGATACTCCGCTCCCCAGGTTTCTCCAATAAAATTCGTTAAATTTCCGATTCCTGATAAAAGTAGAGTTAAAATTAAAAACACTTTATATCCGCGAGATGGAAGCATACTCTTTATCCTCCTTTTTAATCAAGTTTAAGAAGTATAGGACATAGTGCTTTGTTACTTTAATTTTGCTTAATGTTTAAGTGGCCCTCACCCCCGGCCCCTCTCCCACGCTTCGGGAGAGGGGAGCTGGGGAGTGAAAGCAACCCTATGAGGTCAAAATTAAGGTAACAGTGTAACAGGAGCCTGCCTGGGAGCGCAGGCATCCCGCCCGACATTAATTATTTGAAACAAGATTTACAAGAGTTTGGAAGTGCAGGCATCCTGCCTGGTTTGATAGTTGTAACCGGTTTTTCTACTTAGAAAGATGTAGAAAGTGGTGAAAGGTTGCAGAATTATCGATTTGATATAAAAATCGGAAATTAAAATCTTAGTTCTGAACTCTCTTGAAATATATCTTGACAAACCCTAAGGGAACGTTCTAATCTTTCTTAATAGAAAACAAGCGTAAAGGAGTCAAACGCTAAATCAGGTTTAGATTTCAGAGATCAGCTCTCATTTAACTATCTAAATAATGAGTGGCAGATTCATTTAGGAGGAGAAAACCTCATGTATCAAAGGATCAAGAACCATAAGATATTTACCCTCATTGTCATCTTCAGTCTAGTCTTTGGGATTAGTCTGACTTCAAAAGTTCTTGCCACCCAATCTAACGCCTATGAAAAGCTGAAAATACTCAGCGAAGTTTTATACTTAATCCAAACCAATTATGTTGAAGAGGTGAATACGCAGGACTTGATTTACGGGGCCATCAATGGAATGCTTAAAGTTTTAGATCCCCATAGTTCTTTTATGCCCCCGGATGTTTATCAGGAAATGCAGGTAGAAACCAAAGGGAGTTTTGGGGGGTTAGGGATTCAAATTGCCATTAAGGATAATCAATTAACCGTCATTGCCCCTATTGAAGATACGCCTGCGTATCGTGCCGGGATTGAGGCTGGAGATAAGATCGTTAAAATAGAAGACAAGCCGACGAAGGATATGACGCTGATGGATGCTGTGAAAATGCTTCGAGGTCCTAAAGGAACTAAAGTAACCATCACCATCATGCGGGAAGGATTCGAGAAACCCAAAGATTTCGTTTTAACCCGGGATGTCATCGAGATAAAAAGTGTTAGCTGGAAAGTCTTGGAAGGAAATATCGGATATATTCGGTTAAAACAGTTCCAGGAAAATACGGCCGATGAGCTTGAGACGGCATTGGACAAACTAGAAGAAGCCGGCATCAAAGCCATGATCCTGGATCTGCGTAATGATCCGGGCGGACTCCTCAATGCAGCGGTAGATGTAGCCGATAAATTCCTGGAGAAAGGTAAGTTGATTGTCTATACCAAGGGTCGGGCGAAAAATCAGGATATGCGTTTTGTGGCCCGTCAAGGAGCTACCCATCCTTACCATCCCCTGGTGGTATTGGTTAATCACGGAAGTGCCAGTGCTTCTGAAATCGTTGCCGGGGCCATTCAGGATCATGGAAGAGGCCTTATTGTAGGAACCAAAACCTTTGGTAAAGGTTCTGTACAGAGCGTCGTACCTCTTTCAGATAATTCAGGACTTCGGCTGACTACCGCTAAATATTATACCCCCAATGGACGAACAATCCATGAAAAGGGAATTATCCCCGATGTAATCGTTGAGCTTCCTAAATCGGGCCAGGATACCGAAGAAGCGGCTCTGGAAGCTTTATCAAAGGAAAAACCTAAAGAAAAATCCGAATCTTCCGATAAGGGAAAATCCCCACAGGTCCCAACCGAAAAGGGCACACAGCCGGAAAGTAAAAATCCATCGGATAGCTCTCAACAGAAAACCGGTGAAGGCAGTGATACGAGTAAAGAAGGAAAAGAAGAAACGGTTAAAAAAGATCCCCAACTGGAAAAAGATGTTCAGTTACAACGGGCTGTGGATATCCTCAAAGGGATCATGATATTCGAAAAACAAAAACTGATGGAGGCGAAAAAGCCTTAAAAAATAGAAAGGAGACGTGTGATAACGAAACATCGGTTCTAGTTCTCCCCCACGTCTCCTTATTTCTGTGTTATTGTATCCTTTATCCCTCATGTCCTTAACTTCTTGACTTTTATCTCAAGCGGTACCCGATCCCGTGGAAGACGAAAAGGAGCAGCATCCAGCTCAACTGGATATACCTCAGAATCCGGCAGTTTTAAGATCATTCTGGATTGTCTTTTTATTCTTCGCTTTTCTTTTTTCCATAGGTTTATTAACGCGACCTTTTTTTCCAGCCCTCAAAGGATTAAAGAATTATATCTTCCATGAGATTTTTAAAAAACCTGACTTTGGCCATACGGTCTTTAATCTGGATACCATAATCAGTAAAGAACTTACCGATCTGGGTCTTTCCAAAGATCAGATCCAGGTCCAGATCTCTCAGAATGTTGATGCATTCCATCAGGAGTGGACTTCTTACCTCT containing:
- a CDS encoding pyridoxal phosphate-dependent aminotransferase, whose product is MMRLSQRASAIKPSSTLEITTLAKKMRAEGIDVIGFGAGEPDFDTPSNVKEAAIRAIQEGFTKYTPVPGIDELRAAIAKKLEKDNNLIYRPSEVIVSCGAKHVLFNAIMALFEEGDEVIVASPYWETFLEQIQLMGATPVIVYTDESTDFQVTRELLETAITKKTKGLILNTPCNPTGAVIDREHLKAIAALAVEKNIYVISDETYEKLVYEDAEHVSIASLNPEIKELTLTVGALSKSYSMTGWRIGYAAGPAEVIKAMVNLQSQSTSNPTSIAQKAALEALTGPQEALSEMRLEFLRRRNYIVQELNTIPGISCLKPKGAFYVFPKVSSLYGRTYQGRTISNSKDLASYLLAEARVAVVPGSAFGSDQHVRLSYALSMEHIREGLHRIKEAIGKLL
- a CDS encoding ATP-binding protein codes for the protein MKRKEHLLLKACIPERYMQCSLENYNPQPYPDCDASIGRAKVLVEQFVKEYPARKIGLLFMGGCGVGKTHLAVAAIKYLILEKGIPCLFYDFRNLIKELQNSYSRDSEYSESDILEPVLSREVLVLDELGAKVMSPWIRDIFTHILIQRYNNNLVTLITSNWMDEEDRGIQEETLEDRIGYRLRSRLYEMCKTIVIKGKDYRKFREIRN
- a CDS encoding HAMP domain-containing protein: MLEKIKDFSLSAKLASLIVIALLLYGFCIFFLLSYLLDQKFNSVYPTVRGMMVAQMVAHNLANTSLNGSSMTKSQIQQTLNSYDPYKRYGLFYIIVQNDKNEVVATTLETTPSPELIKANELTQGKEIQNRRFKSGDNTIQDVAVPIGDSQQPKGVVRAGVLEQSGSETGWEIIKEGKIHEVLNPLLWGIFTGAIVIGSLLMLFFSKIIVQRVQYLIDVADKMSFGDLDVKIVPGPKDELGILGETLESMRANLKDAIERLKKRKQ
- a CDS encoding roadblock/LC7 domain-containing protein → MPKKIDGSKITILSSEQYEAIKKCLGELYSKTKANAVLFADIAGQLIGERGDTSHINTTVLAALAAADFSATAEMAKLVGEEARFKLLFHEGEKNNVYLTNVGDEYFLIIIFQSNVALGMVRVYTKKAVEALDKIIKEGGSSKTVTDIIDDDFGELLANELDSSFKE
- a CDS encoding GTPase domain-containing protein, which produces MYINWALQQINLKIVYYGPGVSGKTTNLLYIHSKVAPELKGELVSLQTQEDRTIFFDFLQLEVGKIKGKKPKFNLYTVPGQVYYAYSRKVILNGVDGVVFVADSQFDRLEANLETLNDLENNLKQDGHKMDEFPWVIQYNKRDLPNVAPIPYLQLKLNKYNVPYFEAVANKGIGVFETLKAVINLVVANVRKKL
- a CDS encoding histidine triad nucleotide-binding protein; this translates as MRRCIFCQIVKKELPSTVVYEDDQVFAFEDIDPQAPVHVLIIPKKHIATLMDVPDQEEMLMGRMILVAKKIATLKNVHHRGFRLVINCNPEGGQSVYHLHLHLLGGRGMRWPPG
- the hisI gene encoding phosphoribosyl-AMP cyclohydrolase, with product MTALRFDSNGLIPAIVQDAENNEVLMMGYMNRTALEKTFETGKVYFWSRSRKKLWTKGETSGHYQFVREVFLDCDGDCLLIKVEQVVGACHEGYRSCFYRRLEKDLETSTIIQEKVFDEKKVYGS
- a CDS encoding S41 family peptidase gives rise to the protein MYQRIKNHKIFTLIVIFSLVFGISLTSKVLATQSNAYEKLKILSEVLYLIQTNYVEEVNTQDLIYGAINGMLKVLDPHSSFMPPDVYQEMQVETKGSFGGLGIQIAIKDNQLTVIAPIEDTPAYRAGIEAGDKIVKIEDKPTKDMTLMDAVKMLRGPKGTKVTITIMREGFEKPKDFVLTRDVIEIKSVSWKVLEGNIGYIRLKQFQENTADELETALDKLEEAGIKAMILDLRNDPGGLLNAAVDVADKFLEKGKLIVYTKGRAKNQDMRFVARQGATHPYHPLVVLVNHGSASASEIVAGAIQDHGRGLIVGTKTFGKGSVQSVVPLSDNSGLRLTTAKYYTPNGRTIHEKGIIPDVIVELPKSGQDTEEAALEALSKEKPKEKSESSDKGKSPQVPTEKGTQPESKNPSDSSQQKTGEGSDTSKEGKEETVKKDPQLEKDVQLQRAVDILKGIMIFEKQKLMEAKKP